Below is a genomic region from Acidimicrobiia bacterium.
GGACACGGCGAGGCCGGCAATCAGAGCGGGCGGCGCGAGTTGGCGCCAACGGATGGCCGCCGGGTGGGTTCGCAGCATCCTGCGCTTTCCCTGCCCGTACTGGTAGTACTGGCGCCAGAGGCCACCCAGGGTGCCGCGCGGTGTATAGCGAATCTTCAGTTCTGGATCGAAGTACACGAGGCCGCCGGCGCGCCGGATTCGGTAGTTGAGTTCGTAATCCTGATTTCGAAGCAGTCGTTCATCGAAGAAGCCGATCTTTTCCAGGCTCTGGCGGCGGAACACGCCAAGGTAGACGGTATCGGCGGGCCCGGCAGTTCCGCCGTACCGGAAGCGGGCATCGCCGACGCCCAATGGGCTCGACATGGCCATGGCGATTGCGCGTTGCAGCGTCGTCTCCCCGTGCGCATCCTGGATACCGCCCACGTTGTCGGCGCCGGTTGTGGTCAGCGTCTCAACCGCCCGCTGCACGTAGCCGTCCGGCAGAACCGCGTGGGCGTCGAGCCGGACCACGATCTCGCCTCGTGAAGCGAGGATCGCCTTGTTCAACC
It encodes:
- a CDS encoding glycosyltransferase family 2 protein, producing MKSTGQSHRPNDHPLVSIVMPARNERGSIAASIRSALDQEYEGVLEVVVADGSSVDGTRELLDELAAADDRLRVVSNPDGNTPAGLNKAILASRGEIVVRLDAHAVLPDGYVQRAVETLTTTGADNVGGIQDAHGETTLQRAIAMAMSSPLGVGDARFRYGGTAGPADTVYLGVFRRQSLEKIGFFDERLLRNQDYELNYRIRRAGGLVYFDPELKIRYTPRGTLGGLWRQYYQYGQGKRRMLRTHPAAIRWRQLAPPALIAGLAVSVVLAATPWRPLALVVPALYVSFIVGGSLWSSLKHRVAATLLLPVVLPTMHLAWGLGFLSR